Proteins found in one Deltaproteobacteria bacterium IMCC39524 genomic segment:
- the ftsH gene encoding ATP-dependent zinc metalloprotease FtsH, which produces MMKDPWHRVLLLTFLVLVINGLFVYMFPPVTREPVIEIAYSRFKDEVRLDHVAAVTIQGEVLTGRFTEQLATFYEEAPTDKSGEPRAYHQFRTNLPPIDDPDLMPLLERYQVVVNVEPPEERSDLITLLANLLPWIMIFGIWWFIYQRTRQQGGLGGGLMNRFSKSGASLFLRQDSSKTFQDVAGLEEAKQELQEVIEYLREPQKFYKLGGKMPRGVLLVGPPGTGKTLMARAVAGEADVPFYSISASQFVEMFVGVGASRVRDLFTNAKQNAPSIIFIDELDAVGRARGAGLGGGNDEREQTLNQMLSELDGFEPHDEVIVMAATNRPDVLDSALLRPGRFDRQVVIDRPDWRDRVKILEVHTRDVPLAEDVDLAIIAKGTPGMVGADLQGLVNEAALIAARENADQVCLYHLEQAKDRQLMGMERKLYLTDQEKRITAIHESGHALVARCLPNTDPIHKVTIIPRGQALGMTQQLPEDDCYHYQRSGLLARLAVALGGRAAEKLIFGEYSTGAQNDLKQDMALAEKMVCQWGMSEKIGPLSFDRGEEHPFLGLKLATEKTFSEKTAWIIDQEIEKLVHIAQECAELVLAENRDVLEALAESLFEEETLDEERLKEFFQDRRLQLPDKARAALYASA; this is translated from the coding sequence ATGATGAAAGATCCCTGGCATAGAGTCCTGCTGCTGACGTTTCTGGTACTGGTTATTAATGGCTTGTTTGTGTACATGTTTCCCCCTGTCACTCGAGAGCCAGTTATCGAGATCGCCTACAGTCGCTTCAAGGATGAAGTTCGGCTGGACCATGTTGCCGCAGTCACCATACAGGGCGAAGTCCTGACCGGGCGTTTCACGGAACAACTCGCCACCTTTTATGAAGAAGCCCCCACGGACAAGTCCGGGGAGCCTCGTGCCTACCACCAGTTTCGCACCAACCTTCCGCCGATCGACGACCCGGATTTAATGCCCCTACTTGAACGCTACCAGGTCGTGGTTAATGTCGAGCCGCCCGAGGAAAGATCAGACTTGATCACCTTGCTGGCGAACCTGCTGCCCTGGATCATGATTTTCGGCATTTGGTGGTTCATCTACCAGCGCACCCGCCAGCAAGGCGGACTGGGCGGCGGTTTAATGAACCGCTTCAGCAAATCGGGGGCCAGCCTCTTCCTGCGGCAAGACTCGAGTAAAACCTTTCAGGACGTGGCTGGTCTGGAGGAGGCAAAACAGGAATTGCAGGAGGTGATCGAATACCTGCGCGAGCCGCAAAAATTTTACAAGCTCGGCGGCAAGATGCCTCGGGGGGTTCTGCTGGTCGGTCCACCAGGGACCGGCAAAACCCTGATGGCCCGCGCCGTGGCCGGCGAAGCCGATGTCCCCTTCTACAGCATCTCGGCCTCCCAGTTCGTCGAAATGTTCGTCGGCGTCGGTGCCAGCAGGGTCCGTGACCTGTTCACAAACGCCAAGCAGAATGCGCCAAGTATTATCTTCATCGATGAACTGGATGCGGTCGGCCGGGCGCGCGGCGCTGGCTTGGGGGGAGGCAACGATGAGCGGGAGCAGACTCTGAACCAGATGCTGTCGGAGCTGGACGGGTTCGAACCCCACGATGAAGTGATCGTAATGGCCGCGACCAATCGGCCGGATGTGCTTGATTCGGCCCTGCTGCGCCCGGGTCGCTTCGACCGCCAAGTGGTGATCGATCGCCCCGATTGGCGTGATCGGGTCAAGATTCTCGAAGTTCACACCAGAGACGTGCCCCTGGCGGAGGACGTCGACCTGGCGATCATCGCCAAAGGGACCCCTGGCATGGTCGGGGCCGATCTGCAAGGGCTGGTCAATGAAGCCGCCCTGATCGCCGCCCGCGAAAATGCCGATCAGGTCTGCCTCTATCATCTGGAGCAGGCGAAAGACCGCCAGCTCATGGGCATGGAGCGCAAACTCTACCTGACCGATCAGGAGAAACGGATCACCGCTATCCACGAATCGGGGCATGCCCTGGTTGCCAGGTGCCTGCCGAACACCGATCCGATCCACAAGGTGACGATCATCCCTCGCGGACAAGCACTCGGCATGACCCAACAGCTGCCGGAGGACGATTGCTATCATTACCAGCGCAGCGGTCTCCTGGCACGGCTGGCAGTGGCCCTGGGCGGCAGAGCCGCGGAGAAACTCATCTTCGGCGAGTATTCGACCGGCGCCCAGAATGATCTCAAGCAGGACATGGCCCTCGCCGAGAAGATGGTCTGTCAGTGGGGCATGAGCGAAAAAATCGGCCCCTTAAGTTTCGACCGGGGCGAAGAGCATCCGTTCCTCGGTCTCAAGCTGGCCACGGAAAAGACCTTCAGCGAGAAGACCGCCTGGATCATCGACCAGGAGATCGAAAAGCTGGTCCATATCGCCCAGGAGTGTGCCGAGCTGGTCCTGGCTGAGAATCGTGATGTTCTGGAAGCGCTTGCTGAGAGTTTGTTCGAGGAAGAGACCCTGGATGAGGAGCGTTTGAAGGAGTTTTTCCAGGACAGAAGGCTGCAACTTCCGGACAAGGCCCGTGCCGCCCTTTATGCGTCGGCTTGA
- a CDS encoding M28 family peptidase yields the protein MTNLIVFGLILIVLLFLCGYYMSRMPGRSVSGPLPELSVAETLLKESLYGHVDMLADKIGERNVWQYDNLQRAADYVEASFRRSGLTTRLLAYESVGKQVANIEAEIPGLEASSGTIIVGAHYDSLAGTSGANDNATGVAALLELAGLLKQSKPRKTVRLVAFVNEEPPFFKTSRMGSLVYAKQALQSGDRIAAMISLETIGYYTREPLSQKYPLPLLRYFYPERGDFVALVGNLRSGPLLKRSVKAFRQRGSFPSEGIVAPGWLLGVDWSDHWSFWKIDCPAIMVTDTALFRYPYYHSVRDTPDKINYEALARVVKGLEAMIGELAR from the coding sequence ATGACGAACCTGATTGTCTTTGGCCTGATACTCATCGTCCTGCTGTTTCTGTGCGGTTATTATATGAGCCGGATGCCGGGTCGCTCTGTTTCCGGGCCCTTGCCCGAGTTGTCCGTCGCCGAAACGCTACTCAAGGAGAGTTTGTATGGCCATGTCGACATGCTGGCCGATAAGATCGGGGAGAGAAATGTCTGGCAATACGACAACCTGCAGCGAGCGGCTGACTATGTTGAGGCGTCCTTCAGGCGCTCCGGCTTAACGACGCGCCTGCTTGCTTACGAGTCTGTGGGTAAACAGGTCGCCAATATCGAGGCCGAGATCCCTGGCCTTGAAGCCTCCTCGGGAACGATTATCGTGGGCGCACATTACGATTCACTGGCCGGTACCTCGGGGGCCAACGACAACGCCACGGGCGTCGCGGCCTTGCTTGAACTGGCCGGCCTTCTCAAACAGAGCAAGCCGCGCAAAACAGTGCGCCTGGTCGCTTTTGTCAACGAGGAGCCACCGTTTTTCAAAACCTCTCGAATGGGCAGCCTGGTCTATGCAAAACAGGCGCTGCAAAGCGGAGATCGCATCGCCGCCATGATTTCTCTGGAAACCATCGGCTACTATACGCGTGAGCCGTTAAGCCAGAAGTACCCTCTGCCTCTGCTGCGCTACTTCTACCCGGAGCGTGGAGATTTTGTCGCCCTGGTTGGCAACCTTCGCTCCGGTCCCTTGTTGAAACGCAGCGTTAAAGCTTTTCGTCAGCGTGGCTCTTTCCCGTCGGAAGGGATCGTCGCACCAGGGTGGCTGCTCGGGGTCGACTGGTCCGATCACTGGTCGTTCTGGAAAATCGATTGTCCCGCCATCATGGTCACAGATACGGCGCTCTTCCGGTATCCCTACTATCATTCTGTCAGAGATACCCCGGACAAGATCAATTATGAGGCGCTGGCCAGGGTCGTCAAGGGGCTGGAGGCTATGATCGGCGAGCTCGCCAGGTAA
- a CDS encoding lytic murein transglycosylase has translation MLFSPIVMAQEERDDFSVWLELLREDARSAGISEKTLAAALADLEAPEPRVIELDQKQPETTEALEDYVAARVSQERIAEGRLMLQRYPTWLGRVERKYKVQRRFIVALWGIESSYGRHTGKQPVIPALVTLAYDTRRGEYFRKELLAALKILDEGHVSLSRMKGSWAGAMGPFQFMPSSYRHYAVDADGDGRINIWGSVPDALASAANYLAKAGWKDDQTWGRAVKLTQKLDASQIGLETRLPLSRWQALGVRRSNGGALPRRDLQASLIIPDGPSGPAYLVYNNFRALRRWNRSNSFAVAVGTLAESYAEKRRR, from the coding sequence TTGTTGTTTTCGCCAATCGTCATGGCGCAAGAGGAGAGAGATGATTTTTCGGTCTGGCTTGAGTTGCTGCGAGAGGACGCTCGTTCTGCAGGGATCTCTGAAAAGACCTTAGCTGCAGCACTGGCTGATCTTGAGGCACCCGAACCACGGGTGATAGAGCTCGATCAAAAACAGCCGGAAACGACCGAGGCGCTGGAGGATTATGTGGCTGCCCGGGTCAGTCAGGAGCGTATCGCTGAAGGGCGCCTGATGCTGCAACGCTATCCCACCTGGTTGGGCCGGGTCGAGCGAAAGTATAAGGTGCAAAGGCGCTTCATTGTGGCCCTCTGGGGGATTGAGAGCAGCTACGGCCGGCACACCGGCAAACAGCCTGTCATTCCGGCACTGGTGACCCTGGCCTACGATACGCGGCGCGGCGAGTATTTTCGCAAGGAGTTGCTCGCGGCGCTGAAAATCCTCGATGAAGGCCATGTCTCGCTGTCGCGTATGAAAGGCTCCTGGGCGGGGGCGATGGGGCCGTTCCAGTTTATGCCGTCCTCTTATCGCCACTATGCAGTCGATGCCGATGGCGATGGTCGCATCAACATCTGGGGGTCGGTTCCCGATGCGCTGGCCTCTGCGGCCAATTACCTTGCCAAAGCGGGCTGGAAGGACGATCAAACCTGGGGAAGGGCGGTCAAACTGACGCAAAAGCTTGATGCTTCGCAGATCGGATTAGAGACCCGTTTGCCATTGTCGCGCTGGCAGGCTCTCGGTGTGCGGCGCAGCAACGGCGGCGCGTTGCCGCGTCGTGACCTGCAGGCCTCGTTGATTATTCCCGATGGCCCATCCGGTCCTGCCTACCTTGTTTACAATAATTTCCGGGCGCTGCGACGCTGGAATCGATCAAATTCTTTTGCTGTTGCGGTCGGCACCCTCGCCGAGAGTTATGCTGAAAAGAGAAGGAGATAA
- the kbl gene encoding glycine C-acetyltransferase, with product MDGKFHQHLRSELDGIVAAGLYKKERLITTPQGAHVGVSSGAMLNLCANNYLGLAQHPEVNAAARQGLEEWGFGMASVRFICGTQTLHKELEEKLSAFLGMQDTILYPSCFDANGGLFEVLLGEEDAVISDELNHASIIDGVRLCKARRYRYRNNHMADLEDQLKAADAAGARFKLITTDGVFSMDGTITRIDDICNLAERYNALVHVDDSHATGFVGNSGRGTHEHRGCVGRVDIITGTLGKALGGASGGFTSARKDVVDLLRQRSRPYLFSNSVAPPAVAGALKALELVSQSSLLRDQLQENTAIFRAGLEQHGFALLPGEHPIVPIMLHDAIIATRFADAILKYGIYVVAFSYPVVPKGQARIRTQMSAALTPADLEFAIEAFARVKRELNL from the coding sequence GTGGATGGTAAATTTCACCAACATCTAAGAAGCGAGCTGGACGGCATCGTTGCTGCCGGTTTGTACAAGAAAGAACGTCTGATTACCACCCCACAGGGGGCTCATGTGGGTGTCAGCAGCGGCGCGATGCTTAACCTCTGCGCCAACAACTACCTGGGGCTGGCCCAGCACCCGGAGGTCAACGCTGCCGCGCGGCAGGGGCTGGAAGAGTGGGGCTTCGGTATGGCCTCGGTGCGTTTTATCTGTGGCACTCAGACTCTGCATAAAGAGCTTGAAGAGAAGCTCAGCGCGTTTCTGGGGATGCAAGATACCATCCTCTATCCCTCCTGCTTCGATGCCAACGGCGGCCTCTTCGAAGTCTTGCTGGGCGAAGAGGATGCAGTAATCTCTGATGAACTCAACCACGCCAGCATTATCGACGGGGTGCGTTTGTGCAAGGCACGGCGCTACCGCTATCGCAATAACCACATGGCCGATCTCGAAGACCAACTCAAGGCTGCTGATGCAGCCGGTGCGCGCTTCAAGCTGATCACCACCGACGGGGTCTTCTCCATGGACGGCACTATCACCAGAATCGATGATATCTGCAACCTGGCGGAACGCTATAATGCCCTTGTCCATGTCGACGATTCCCATGCTACAGGCTTTGTCGGCAATAGCGGCCGAGGCACCCACGAGCATCGAGGGTGTGTGGGCAGGGTGGATATCATCACGGGCACTCTGGGCAAAGCCCTGGGTGGTGCCAGTGGCGGTTTTACCAGCGCCCGCAAAGACGTGGTCGATTTGCTGCGGCAGCGCTCTCGTCCTTATCTCTTTTCCAACTCCGTGGCGCCGCCGGCCGTAGCCGGAGCTTTAAAGGCCTTGGAGCTGGTGAGTCAATCGAGTCTCCTGCGTGACCAGTTGCAGGAAAATACAGCGATCTTCCGCGCCGGCCTGGAACAGCATGGCTTCGCGTTGCTGCCGGGCGAGCATCCCATTGTCCCGATCATGCTGCACGATGCCATAATCGCGACCCGCTTTGCCGACGCCATCCTCAAGTATGGCATCTACGTGGTGGCTTTTTCTTACCCGGTGGTGCCAAAAGGACAAGCCCGTATCCGAACCCAGATGTCGGCCGCTCTTACACCGGCCGACCTGGAATTCGCAATCGAGGCCTTTGCCCGGGTGAAACGAGAATTGAATTTGTAA
- the tdh gene encoding L-threonine 3-dehydrogenase produces the protein MKALVKKEAAPGLSLEEWPEPEIGINDVLIKVKRTAICGTDLHIYNWDAWAEKTIPVPMVIGHEFVGEVAAVGTNVIDFTLGQVVSGEGHVVCGRCRNCMAGKRHLCASTSGVGVNRPGAFAEYLSLPMSNVWVHRPEIDLDVATLFDPLGNAVHTALQYDLLGEDVLITGAGPIGIMAAAVCRHAGARHVVVTDILPGRLRLAEKMGATCTVDVSREKIGSVQRQLGMSEGFDVGLEMSGSPAAFGEMLANMKHGGKIAMLGIPDKNMTVDWNTVIFNMLTLKGIYGREMYETWYKMAVMVESGLDITPVITHRLHYTEFAEGFTAMQAGDACKVILNWDS, from the coding sequence ATGAAGGCGTTGGTAAAAAAAGAGGCCGCCCCCGGCTTGAGCCTGGAAGAGTGGCCAGAACCTGAGATTGGCATCAACGATGTTCTGATTAAGGTCAAGCGCACTGCCATCTGCGGCACAGATCTGCATATCTACAACTGGGATGCCTGGGCTGAAAAAACCATTCCTGTGCCGATGGTGATCGGCCACGAGTTCGTCGGTGAGGTCGCAGCCGTTGGCACTAACGTCATCGATTTCACCCTGGGGCAGGTTGTGTCCGGTGAAGGACACGTGGTCTGCGGCCGCTGTCGCAACTGCATGGCCGGAAAGCGCCACCTCTGCGCAAGCACCAGCGGAGTCGGGGTGAATCGGCCCGGAGCCTTTGCCGAGTATCTGTCGTTGCCGATGTCTAACGTCTGGGTGCATCGGCCGGAGATCGACCTGGATGTGGCGACTCTGTTCGATCCGCTGGGCAACGCGGTGCATACGGCATTGCAATACGACCTTCTTGGTGAGGATGTGCTGATTACCGGTGCTGGACCTATTGGCATTATGGCGGCAGCAGTCTGCCGACACGCCGGGGCTCGTCACGTCGTGGTCACAGACATCCTTCCTGGCCGCCTGAGGTTGGCTGAAAAAATGGGAGCGACCTGCACAGTTGACGTGAGCCGGGAGAAGATCGGCTCTGTTCAACGGCAACTGGGGATGTCGGAGGGCTTTGATGTCGGCTTGGAGATGTCAGGCAGCCCGGCAGCCTTCGGGGAGATGCTGGCTAACATGAAACATGGCGGCAAGATCGCCATGCTCGGCATACCGGACAAAAACATGACGGTCGACTGGAACACGGTGATTTTCAATATGCTGACGCTGAAGGGGATCTATGGCCGCGAGATGTACGAAACTTGGTACAAGATGGCGGTTATGGTCGAGTCAGGTCTGGATATTACGCCGGTCATTACGCATCGTTTGCATTATACGGAATTCGCAGAGGGCTTTACCGCCATGCAGGCCGGTGACGCCTGCAAGGTCATCCTTAACTGGGACTCTTGA
- a CDS encoding iron-sulfur cluster assembly scaffold protein, which produces MPWNYSDKVLKLFMDAVKGEAGTHMGELENPDGFGEHGSIVCGDALRFSFRVERHPTDPTRDIITQARYLTFGCTSAIAASEALCTLLEEQGKTPIEALQVSNQDLIDFLDGLPEQKIHCSVMGAEALQKAVADWASKRGVDLAELLPELAHGDEDEGRIVCNCFSVTEPYLRRKIKELGLRSIAEITNALKAGGGCTVCHHAPGGLQDLLDEIWGVKPAEQVEVAASQAVEQLSPYRLGQKVETAIEAVVRPLLQGEGGDIELVDIKGDKIYCRLTLAPGQNASAEQTFKLLVEQQLKEQVDDCLQVIAV; this is translated from the coding sequence ATGCCCTGGAATTATAGTGACAAGGTCCTCAAGCTGTTCATGGACGCCGTCAAGGGTGAAGCCGGGACCCACATGGGTGAGCTTGAAAACCCCGACGGTTTCGGCGAACATGGCTCGATCGTCTGCGGAGACGCCCTGCGCTTCAGCTTTCGCGTCGAGCGCCACCCGACCGATCCCACCCGCGACATAATCACCCAGGCCCGCTACCTGACCTTTGGCTGTACCTCGGCGATCGCCGCTTCGGAAGCACTCTGCACTCTCCTGGAAGAACAAGGGAAAACTCCGATCGAGGCTTTGCAGGTATCCAACCAGGACCTGATCGATTTCCTTGATGGTTTGCCCGAGCAAAAGATCCACTGTTCTGTGATGGGCGCCGAAGCTTTGCAGAAGGCCGTCGCAGACTGGGCTAGCAAGCGAGGCGTAGACCTGGCCGAACTGTTGCCGGAGCTGGCCCACGGCGATGAGGATGAAGGCCGCATTGTCTGCAACTGTTTCTCGGTGACCGAACCTTACCTGCGCCGCAAGATTAAGGAGCTCGGACTGCGCAGTATCGCCGAGATCACCAATGCCCTCAAAGCCGGCGGCGGCTGCACTGTCTGTCACCATGCCCCGGGCGGCCTCCAGGACCTGCTCGATGAGATCTGGGGTGTAAAACCGGCGGAACAAGTCGAGGTCGCAGCGTCCCAAGCAGTCGAGCAACTATCACCCTACCGGTTGGGGCAGAAGGTCGAAACCGCGATCGAGGCGGTCGTGCGGCCCTTGCTGCAAGGCGAAGGCGGCGACATCGAACTGGTCGATATCAAGGGCGACAAGATCTACTGCCGGCTGACCCTGGCCCCCGGTCAAAACGCCTCTGCAGAGCAGACCTTCAAGCTGCTGGTTGAGCAACAACTGAAGGAGCAGGTCGATGATTGTTTACAGGTAATCGCAGTGTGA
- the nifS gene encoding cysteine desulfurase NifS, which translates to MKNVYVDNNATTAIAPEVLAAMQPYLTSDYFNPSSMYYVARSSAEAIEGARRTIARCLGDIDPDQIIFTGSATESNNAALFGTVQANPERRHVITTTIEHPSVLEIGKELERRGQEVTFLSVDRNGELVLDDYVRALRNDTLVVSIMMANNETGVCYPVAEMARIAKETDAEIVVHTDATQALGKLPVDLQGDLQHVDLLSFSGHKIHAPKGVGCLFVRRGTRWRPFILGGHQEKGRRAGTENVPYIVGLAKACELAIAGVADEQGRVRNLRDRLQKALIERIPAVEVNGKEAAVRLPNTLNLAFHGIEGEAILFELSRHGICASSGSACTSGTLDPSHVLKAMQVPFTAIHGSVRISLSRYNNEEDIERIIEVLPDIIARLRKLSPYWNDERNCLEISS; encoded by the coding sequence ATGAAGAATGTTTATGTCGACAACAACGCGACAACCGCCATTGCCCCGGAGGTGTTGGCGGCGATGCAACCATACTTGACCTCCGACTACTTCAACCCGAGCTCCATGTACTACGTGGCGCGGTCTTCGGCAGAAGCGATTGAGGGCGCCCGGAGAACAATCGCCCGATGTCTGGGCGACATCGATCCGGATCAGATTATCTTTACCGGCTCGGCAACAGAGAGCAACAATGCCGCCCTGTTCGGCACAGTGCAGGCGAATCCGGAGCGCCGCCATGTCATCACCACCACGATTGAACACCCTTCGGTACTGGAGATCGGCAAGGAGTTGGAGCGCCGCGGTCAGGAGGTCACCTTTTTGTCGGTGGATCGCAACGGCGAGTTGGTGCTTGATGACTACGTCAGGGCGCTGCGCAACGATACCCTGGTGGTGAGCATTATGATGGCGAACAATGAGACGGGGGTCTGCTACCCTGTCGCCGAGATGGCGCGAATAGCCAAGGAGACAGATGCGGAGATCGTGGTGCATACCGACGCCACCCAGGCGCTCGGCAAGTTGCCGGTCGATCTGCAGGGCGATCTGCAGCACGTCGACCTGCTCTCTTTCTCCGGGCACAAGATCCATGCCCCGAAGGGAGTTGGTTGCCTGTTCGTGCGGCGCGGCACGCGCTGGCGTCCTTTCATTCTCGGTGGTCACCAGGAGAAGGGGCGCCGGGCCGGCACCGAGAATGTTCCCTATATCGTTGGCCTCGCCAAAGCATGCGAACTGGCGATAGCCGGTGTCGCCGATGAGCAGGGCCGCGTGCGTAATCTCCGTGACCGTCTACAAAAGGCCCTAATCGAGCGCATCCCGGCCGTAGAGGTGAATGGTAAAGAAGCCGCTGTGCGCCTGCCGAACACCCTGAACCTTGCGTTCCACGGTATTGAGGGAGAAGCCATACTCTTCGAGTTGAGCCGCCACGGCATCTGCGCCTCGAGCGGTTCGGCCTGCACCTCCGGCACACTTGACCCGTCCCATGTTCTTAAGGCAATGCAGGTGCCTTTTACCGCGATCCACGGCTCGGTGCGTATCAGCTTGAGCCGTTACAATAACGAAGAGGATATCGAGCGGATCATTGAGGTCCTGCCGGATATTATTGCCCGCTTGCGCAAACTCTCGCCTTACTGGAATGATGAGCGCAACTGCCTGGAGATATCATCATGA
- a CDS encoding BCAM0308 family protein, which yields MKKDTRKYGISSKRGRQPTNLDPFKPEEALKEPSLCTTCKTVYQLQRWSLDQEEYRKLENDPKTNWITCPACQKIAAGYPEGIVTLSGSYLWKHEEEIQQILKNEEHKALEKNPFERVIRKIRDDDKLVIETTDKKLAEHLGRVLHKAHRGKLDISWVGDPDLCRVSWERML from the coding sequence ATGAAAAAAGACACCCGAAAATATGGCATCAGCAGCAAGCGTGGACGCCAACCAACCAACCTTGACCCATTCAAGCCTGAGGAAGCACTGAAAGAACCGTCACTGTGCACGACCTGTAAAACGGTTTACCAACTGCAGCGCTGGTCACTTGATCAAGAAGAGTATCGTAAACTGGAGAATGACCCCAAAACAAACTGGATCACCTGCCCGGCGTGCCAGAAGATCGCCGCGGGTTACCCTGAAGGGATCGTGACCTTAAGTGGCAGTTACCTGTGGAAACATGAAGAGGAAATCCAGCAGATTCTTAAAAACGAAGAACACAAAGCTCTTGAGAAAAACCCTTTTGAGAGGGTTATTCGTAAGATCCGTGACGATGACAAGCTTGTCATCGAGACCACCGACAAGAAACTGGCCGAGCACCTGGGTCGTGTTCTTCACAAGGCCCATCGGGGCAAACTCGACATCTCCTGGGTGGGAGACCCCGATCTCTGCCGGGTGAGCTGGGAAAGGATGCTCTAG
- a CDS encoding protein-L-isoaspartate(D-aspartate) O-methyltransferase, translating into MQIRRESAYSGVLMLCLVLLLCFGAVASSERGEDRETMVKEQILARGVKDPTTLAAMRTVPRHLFVPGAMSLQAYQDRPLPIGHGQTISQPFIVAFMTEIIKPGPGRKILEIGTGSGYQAAILAATGAQVYSIEIIPQLADSAAVLLKQLGFTNVEARSADGYYGWKEHAPFDAIIVTAAAEFIPPPLIEQLAESGLMVIPVGSPFFVQTLMLIQKRGGKTISTSLMPVRFVPFKRADEE; encoded by the coding sequence ATGCAGATACGGCGTGAATCGGCTTATAGCGGCGTTCTTATGCTCTGCCTGGTTTTGCTCTTATGCTTTGGTGCAGTCGCCTCAAGCGAACGCGGAGAAGATCGCGAGACCATGGTTAAAGAGCAGATTCTTGCGCGCGGAGTCAAGGACCCAACAACACTGGCAGCCATGCGCACAGTGCCCCGTCACCTCTTTGTGCCAGGGGCCATGTCCCTCCAGGCTTATCAGGATCGGCCGTTGCCGATCGGTCATGGGCAGACCATTTCACAGCCGTTCATCGTCGCTTTTATGACCGAGATCATCAAGCCCGGCCCAGGGCGCAAAATCCTCGAGATCGGCACCGGCTCAGGCTACCAGGCCGCGATACTGGCAGCCACAGGGGCGCAAGTTTACTCCATAGAGATTATCCCGCAATTGGCGGATTCTGCTGCTGTGCTCTTAAAGCAACTGGGCTTCACCAATGTCGAAGCCAGGTCTGCCGACGGTTATTACGGCTGGAAGGAGCATGCGCCTTTCGATGCGATTATTGTTACGGCAGCCGCTGAGTTTATTCCCCCGCCACTGATCGAGCAGTTGGCTGAATCCGGGCTGATGGTCATCCCGGTGGGTTCGCCTTTCTTTGTGCAAACCTTGATGCTCATCCAGAAAAGAGGTGGCAAGACAATCTCAACCAGCCTGATGCCGGTAAGATTCGTTCCTTTCAAGAGGGCCGATGAAGAATGA